In Suricata suricatta isolate VVHF042 chromosome 14, meerkat_22Aug2017_6uvM2_HiC, whole genome shotgun sequence, one DNA window encodes the following:
- the SDS gene encoding L-serine dehydratase/L-threonine deaminase: protein MTSGEPLHVRTPIRDSMSLSKVAGTSVYLKMDSAQPSGSFKIRGIGHLCKMWAEQGCEHFVCSSAGNAGMAAAYAARKLGIPATIVVPSTTPALTIERLKNEGAMVTVVGEMLDEAFELAKALAKNNPGWVYIPPFDDPLIWEGHTSIVKELKETLSAKPGAIALSVGGGGLLCGVVQGLQEVGWGDVPVIAMETAGAHSFHAATTAGKLVSLPQVTSVAKALCVKTVGAQALKLFREHPIFSEVISDQEAVAAIERFVDDEKILVEPACGAALAAVYSRVVQKLQAQGKLRAPLSSLVVIVCGGSNISLAQLRALKEQLGMKNGLPE from the exons ATGACATCTGGAGAGCCCCTGCACGTGAGGACCCCCATCCGTGACAGCATGTCCCTGTCCAAGGTGGCGGGCACCAGCGTCTATCTCAAGATGGACAGCGCCCAACCTTCAGGCTCCTTCAAGATCCGGGGCATCGGACACCTCTGCAAGATG TGGGCTGAGCAAGGCTGTGAACATTTCGTCTGCTCCTCGG CGGGCAACGCGGGCATGGCAGCCGCCTATGCCGCCAGGAAGCTGGGCATCCCTGCCACCATCGTGGTGCCCAGCACCACACCCGCCCTCACCATTGAGCGGCTCAAGAACGAGGGCGCCATGGTCACAGTGGTGGGCGAG ATGCTGGACGAGGCCTTCGAGCTGGCCAAGGCCCTGGCGAAGAACAACCCGGGCTGGGTCTACATCCCTCCCTTTGACGACCCCCTCATCTG gGAAGGCCACACGTCCATCGTGAAGGAGCTGAAGGAGACGCTGAGTGCAAAGCCAGGGGCCATCGCGCTGTCGGTGGGCGGCGGGGGCCTGCTGTGCGGCGTGGTCCAGGGGCTGcaggaggtgggctggggggaCGTGCCTGTCATCGCCATGGAGACCGCCGGAGCCCACAGCTTCCACGCTGCCACCACCGCCGGCAAGCTCGTCTCCCTGCCCCAGGTCACCAG CGTGGCCAAGGCCCTGTGCGTGAAGACCGTGGGGGCTCAGGCCCTGAAGCTGTTCCGGGAACACCCCATTTTCTCTGAAGTTATCTCCGACCAGGAGGCGGTGGCCGCCATCGAGAGGTTTGTGG atgACGAGAAGATCCTGGTAGAGCCGGCCTGCGGGGCGGCCCTGGCCGCCGTGTACAGCCGCGTGGTGCAGAAGCTGCAGGCCCAGGGGAAGCTCCGGGCCCCGCTGTCCTCGCTCGTGGTCATCGTCTGCGGCGGGAGCAACATCAGTCTGGCCCAGCTGCGGGCCCTCAAGGAGCAGCTGGGCATGAAGAACGGGCTGCCGGAGTGA